In the Sebastes fasciatus isolate fSebFas1 chromosome 12, fSebFas1.pri, whole genome shotgun sequence genome, ACAGGTTTCCCGTCCAGGAACAAACTCAAAACTCTGTAATCTGAAACATCGGACCGCGGCCGCTCGCTGTGACCTCCGGATTAAGGATTACCCGCCACACACAGAGAAGCACGGGAttatgcttttgttttgttgtgtccAGCGCAGGACAGGAGCCAAACCTACAGATACATGATACTATTAGTCCAAACAGCCAGCGTTTGTTTACTACTGTTCACTCAGACCGCTGCAGTCACAGGTTTCTGAAATAAAAGATTGAAGTAGGTTCCGAGGAAAAACCAGAGTCTGGACAGGATTAGACACCAAAGAGCTGGTAGTGTTTTAATTATCAGTGAGTTCAACAATACAAGCAGCACTATTAGTCAGTCGGCCAGGAtattggcattgtacgtttctgcaaaccacggatacctTGAATGTCGACGTTTTTGCAGAAAGTGGCGTAGTACAACGAGCGACATGCAGAGCAGGTGACGAAGTATATGCAGTTACCGTTATTGAAAGATACGTGCTATATATGTGGCGCCTTGGCCTTCCAAGAGAAGGAATTTGGGCACCCCTGGTATAAAGtgatgtatatacatataaaactaAGATAAAAatactcacttttttatgatttgcgtcctcctcggtcgtcttccatACAGTCCACTTTGGttcaaacagcgacggatggtgcgatctgacactgatgtaccttgaccttggagttcacctctaatctctttggaagttgttctgggctctttggttaccattcgtattatccgtctcttcaatttgtcatcaattttcttCTTGCGGCCatgtccagggaggttggctacagtcccatggaccttaaacttctgaataatatgtgcaactgtagtcacacgaacatcaagctgcttggagatggtcttatagcctttacctttaacatgcttttctttttcatgttctttctgatctcctgagacaactctctccttagctttctgtggtccatgttcagtgtggtacacaccatgataccaaacagcacagtgactatttttcaccctttaaataggcagactgactgattaaaagtttgaagacacctgtgatgctatttacaggacacaccttagtttaatatgtccctatggtcacattattttcaatcttttctaggggtaccatcattttttgtctaggccagtttcatcatttttttttttttaaatgattctgttgaaacacaattcaaaagcaatgtctgattttcattaattaattttcagtaaatctttatttattattacttttgtcagtttcaagttatttcagtgaccattgtgggtttttctttctttaacggaagggtaccaacaattttgtccacgtgtgtAGATCAAAGCCCATTCTATTACATGACTAACTGACCTAAATTTTAATGTATGTCAAACATTTTTGATGGCATAGCACtatgtactttttaaataataatcaaatgcaaaaactgtaaataatacaatatggCTCTTAcactgccttgccttgccttgccttaatAATGATTCTTCCTCAGGATTCACCGTCAGATAAATGAACTACTTGGATGAGAGGAGACACTcccatcctcctcatcctggtGCACTTCATACTATAGGGGGGGGTATCCTCtgtcatcagcatcatcagccAGCCAATAGAGGAACCAGCGGAGGAAACACTttaccagtctctctctctctcggagCGGAGCGGAGCTGAGCAGAGCGCAGCGGATCCATCCTCGCGCTCAACATCTggcacaccggagagagagttCTCTTTCTGGTTTCTGATGATGGACTCTCTATTTCTACCTTGAGGACTAGTGGATGTTAGTGGATGTTTGTGGATATCCAGCAGAGGAATGCGGCTTCACGGACGGCTGGATTCTGCGTCTTGAGGGGGATTTGAAGCTGAAAGTGAGCctgtaatatttaatattatttatataatttaatattttatattatgtgaGCATGAATGTTTGAGTCAGAGGATGAATTAAACCTTATGATGATACCAGGAAACTGGTTTTAAAAAGAGTTGCTTATCCTGGAGGTGcgctaaaaaacaaaagatctgtGCGTTTTCCTCAAATGATGATGCTTTCCTTTAAGATCTGTAGaacagagtgagtgagtgaatctGCTGGTTAataatacatcttttttttttaaattgtattgtgttataaagtgattacaaaacaagtgaagacatgtgcagggacatatataaaaaagaccaaaatatattatacagagaaagacaaataacaaagtacaaaaacaaaacaaaactaaaacaacacaaggggatgaaagcaggttgaagaatgagtgtgtgtgtgtatgtgtgtgtgtgtgtgtgtgtgtgtgtgtgtgtgtgtgtgtgtgtgtgtgcgtgcgtgtgtgatgtagataatgggtgtgtgttttgcattgaatgaggctagatggtcgtatatgacatatatctactcttaaacacatacagacatccttccttttatgtgtagagcatagggggaacaaaaacaaaacaaaaagaaaataaatgagtaaaatatatatataatacagtatatacacatacacatatatattaataatatgaataataataaagatgatgatgatgatgatgatggtcatgataataatgtcaataacaatgataataccaacacttacaataataagtgagataaataaataaataagtaaataataacaataacaaagaatttttttttttaaagttaattcTAAGGTCGTATATAATTataactgtgtatgtgtgtgtggttgggcagaaatgtgtgtgtgggggtggtaCCTGGTCAGACCTACAAGGGAGCCGGACAGAAGCGCAAGTATCCTAATACATGTTTAAAGTGTGCGTCCTGTGAGACGCACAGACTGCTGGACAGAGTGGATCAAGTGATGTTTCTCTCTCTATGCATCCCGGGGATTATTGGCTGCATGTGCAGGATGTTTCTGCATGACTGATTGCTGCAGATGGAtgtacagtgaaaacaaaagcTCGAGGATACCACATCagaaagtgaaaagcaaaacaaGTGATGACAGGAGAGCTGCTGAAACGTGGAGCTCCTCAAAACTGAATAATCTGTTTGATGATTTTCACGGAAGGAACAGTAGTAATAAGGaacattttaaatcaaatgGCGCGCTGGAGGCTCATCATTAACCCCAAATAAGCCTCCTGACAGTTAGCTATTTGTTAAATTAGACTTTAAGTGTAACTGATGGAGGATGTCCAGGAACCTGACTTTGCAGCGCATGCAGATTTGTGGCGGATTAAAGGCGCCACGAgcccagctgttttttttttactactacagctgttgttgtcagTCACCTCTCATCTAGCTGGAGTAAGTAGTGTCCATcgtccatcatccatccatccatccatcatccatccatccatccatccatccatctatccctccatccatccatccatccatccatcatccatctatccctccatccatccttccatcatccatcatccatatatctatccatccatccatccatcatccatccatcatccatccatccatctatccctccatccatccttccatcatccatcatccatatatctatccatccatccatccatccatccatcatccatccctccatccatccatccatccatccatccatccatcatccatcagtCCATCCATCATCAtctatcaatccatccatccatctatccatccgtccatccatccatccatatatccatccatccatccatccatccatccatccatccatccatccatccatccatccatccatccatccatccatccatccatcagccatccatccatccatcatccatccctccatctctccatccatccatccgtcatccatccatccatccatcatccatctatccatctatccatctatccatctatccatctatccatccatccatcatccatctaaccatccatccatccatccatccatccatccatccatccatccatccatccatccatatatctatccatccatctatccatccatccatcatccatctaaccatccatccatccatccatccatccatccatccatccatccatccatccatcatcatcTATcaatccgtccatccatccatccatccatccatccatccatccatccatccatccatgtatAATCTTAAACTTCAACTTGCCCTAAGTGGTTCATGCAATCAAATTTAAAGCTCTGCAATTGGAAGTTGGGAGATGTAGTTGACTCCtctcattgttttatttttattttctaacataTTTGTCCATCTTTTGTACTGATGATTCACAACCAGGTCTCACGGGAAgatgtataaataccacgacattacacggacattcagTGTGTCATGAATACGAATTTTTGCGTTTTTCGCgtgtccgcagttaggttcaggcaagaaatccacttagttagggttagggaaaacatcatggttgggctaaaataagtacggaaactaagtaaaatacttaaggaaacaactacagaaaacatatcacaaacatcaacaaaaaacGTGACATCGTCACTacgtaactttaaaaaaaaaaaacactggtcaACAATGGTCTTGAACACAGGTCTCCTGGTTTAAAGCCCAGTGTTTTGTTGTAGTATTTATATGCGGATTGCGTTTAcatggaaatcaagaaaggcgtactgaTTTCACGCTAATTATAAATGCTcattattgtggcatttataTGCCATTTTGTGTGAACGGGCTGAGATTCAACCAAAGAGTTTCATGTCCATCAGAGACTCGAACAGTATTTATGCAAAAAATGATATTTACTTGCAGGCCCAAGGACACATAAATAACTCCTCTCACTTTGCTACTAGAGTTGTTTTGATATGTGCATCGACTGACATCTTCCTCTCTTTTAATTTCAGGCTATGAAGTGAATGTTGCAGTTTATCCAATGATTGCGGCCAGCACTCTGACCATGCTGGACCGAACCGAACCGGCACACTGCACCGTGTGCTGCTGTACGCTGGCCAACAAAATCCTCATGGTGCTCTTCATGGTGCTGCTGATCTTCGCCATCTTGTTCGGGAACTTGGTGACTCTGGCTGTGATTTACGGGACTAAACACTTCCACACGCCGCAGGGATACCTAAAGGCGTCCCTCGCCGTGGCTGATCTGGCGGTGGGGATATTCGTGGTGCCGCTCTCCGTTTACGCCGAGGTCTACCTCATGGTCACGGACTCGGCACCGGAGTGGACTTCGTACAACTCTCAGTTGGTCAGTTTCCACCCGTGCAACTTCATTGGCCCCATCTTCGCCGGGTGCACCTTGGTCTCCATCACGACCATCTTCCTGCTGACGATTGAGCGGAGCATCGCTGTGTTGCGTCCGCTGCACAAGGACTCTGTGATTACACGTAAAAGGACCACGATCCTCATCGTCCTCTCCTGGGTGGGGAGCTTCTGCTTGGCGGTGTCGCCGATGGTTTTCAGCAGCGAGATCGCTCTGGAGTACAACTCCTGCAGCCGGATGTGTAATTACGCGCTGGGGACCATCGGCGAGTTCCCCAGCCAGGCCTggaacatcctcctcctcttcccggCGTTTGACTTCACCCTCCTCGGTGGAACGGTGGTCATTAACATCATCTCTCTGTCCAGCATCAGGCAGCACTCGCGGCGCAGGAAACACCTGGCTGAGAGCGAGTGCCAAAGCAAAAGCAAGCCCACTTTCTCTGACATTAAAGCAGCCAGAACAATAGGGACGCTGACTGTAGCGTTTACCGCCTCCTTCACCCCCATCGCCGTCTTCGTGGTCGGGAACGTTTTGGGGAATAAATGGTgcaatttttccttttttgccTTCTGGATTTTGGCCACCAACAGTTGCTGCAATGTTATCATTTACAGTGTGCAGGATCAGAAGTTCAGACTTTGTGCACATAAGCTCCTCATGCCTTTCCGGAGAAAAGACACAACCAAGGGCTGAAACGTTCAGGGACCAAAGACTTGAGTTGCATCATTTAGATGTTTGTTTGTCACACAAACTCTCCTCTCGTCTCGTTGAGAGGAGAGTCTGCATGTTCTGTGGATTGCTGTTGTGAAATTACAGGGTTTTCTTACATCATTGAAAAGCATGGAAAGTTTTCAAATCACTATTGTTGGATATTAAACGTCCCTCTTTGTGGGCGTTTGTCTCGTTCTGTGTAACAGAAGCCTGTTTCAGTCTGTGGAGTGATCAATTAAAACATGATACAAACAAAATCTGATTTGTGATTGCACATTGGGTAAAGATGTATTTGGATATGTTAAAATGTTTGCTTCAGGCACCAAAAATATACTTTAGCGATTTCTATAGGCCATGAGTCAACATGAgtgtttttacatcccccgatcggatctgaagtccatcctggccgcaccgatttcaaaaggtaaatattaaacatgttcaatatttctga is a window encoding:
- the LOC141778274 gene encoding 5-hydroxytryptamine receptor 1B, giving the protein MIAASTLTMLDRTEPAHCTVCCCTLANKILMVLFMVLLIFAILFGNLVTLAVIYGTKHFHTPQGYLKASLAVADLAVGIFVVPLSVYAEVYLMVTDSAPEWTSYNSQLVSFHPCNFIGPIFAGCTLVSITTIFLLTIERSIAVLRPLHKDSVITRKRTTILIVLSWVGSFCLAVSPMVFSSEIALEYNSCSRMCNYALGTIGEFPSQAWNILLLFPAFDFTLLGGTVVINIISLSSIRQHSRRRKHLAESECQSKSKPTFSDIKAARTIGTLTVAFTASFTPIAVFVVGNVLGNKWCNFSFFAFWILATNSCCNVIIYSVQDQKFRLCAHKLLMPFRRKDTTKG